The nucleotide sequence CCTGGCCGAACTAGCCGCCCTGAAAGCCAATCGGTAGCTGCGTCTGTTCCTGCCAGTGTGATTTTTGGGTTAAACAACCGGGCCTAATTCGGTGTTATAGTCCGAAAAACCAGTTAACGTTATGGCAACGACATCACCATTCGACCCCGATAAAGTTGATCCTGAATTCTACTCGCATGATCCTAACCAGCATGGCGACTCCGACTACGGTCGCGTGTCAGAAGGCGTAGGGAATGCACAGTATGGTGCCGTGCAGACGATTGATCGGGGCGACACCTCGCAGGAAATGGCGCAGGTTCGCGAAGAAAACGTTAATGTAGGCGATCCGGACCTACCAGCTGGCGAGAGCTATGGCGGTACTCAGGAATGGGACGTTGAGCCCGAAGCTATACCGGATCCGGATGTTCCAAAAGGCCATATGATGAGTGAGGAAGCCGGCCGGAAACTGGAACAGATTGCCGATAACCCTTCTGATGATGCGTTGTTTCATCGGGGCGACGCTACATATCTGGAAGAAGGCGACAATCCAAATGAAGGCTACGATCCGCATAACAAAGGCTATGACGGCAAAGATAAAAACAAGGCTCAGTAACCCCTTTACGTGTGGAACTGCTCTAAAAAGCGATCGGGAAAATAGCCCGGTCGCTTTTTTTATTCAGTAGGGTAAGCCGCCGGTCCAACTTTGTTTTGTAAACTTGCTCCAGCAGAATGCGCCAGAAGCAGGATTGCTGGTAAATAATTGGTGTGTTTTTAAACCGCCCGTTAGTTTACGCCACTCATTACCAAGTTGAGCTTTGCTAATCGAAACTCGTGCTTATGCCCGGGCAGGTCTGCTCGGAAACCCGTCCGACGGCTTTTTTGGGAAAACCATTGCCATCAGCGTCCGTAACTTCGGCGCTTCCGTTACGCTCTATCCCTCGCCCGAACTGCATGTTGAACCCCAGCCGCAGGATACGAACGTGTTCCGGAGTCTGCATCACCTGCGCGACGCGGTGAGTACGCTCGGTTACCACGGGGGCGTGCCCCTGCTTAAAGCGGCTATCAAGAAATTTGCGGAGTATTGCGAAGCCCAGCATATCCGGCTGCCTAATCAGAATTTCTCCATCCGCTACAGCACGTCTATACCCCGGCAGGTAGGCTTGTCGGGTTCCAGCGCGATTATCGTCGCTACATTCCGCGCCCTGATGCAGTTTTACGACGTGGAGATTCCGCAGCCTATCCTGCCTAATCTGGTCCTGGCTACTGAAGCTGAGGAACTGGGGATAACGGCTGGTCTGCAGGATCGGGTTATTCAGTGCTACGAAGGCTGTGTGTACATGGATTTCGACCGGGCCACCATGGAACAACAGGGCTATGGTCAATACAAACCACTCGACCCGCGTTTGCTGCCTAAACTATATATCGCCTACAATACGGATTTGGGTAAACAATCAGGGCGGGTGCATAACGACGTCCGGTCGCGCTGGCTGAAAGGCGAGGAGATCGTGGTCGATACCATGAGTGCGATTGCCGACGTAGCCCGTGAAGGCCACGAGGCCCTGCTGCGGCAGGATACCGACGCCCTGAACGAACTGGTTAACCGCAACTTCGACCTGCGCGCCCGCATCTATAACATCAGCGACCGGAACCGAAGCCTGATTGAAACGGCGCGGGCCTGTGGGGCTTCGGCCTCCTTTACGGGCTCGGGCGGCTCGATTATCGGACTTTATCGTGATGATGCCATGCTGAACCGACTCTTTGTAGAACTTCGGAAAGTAAATGCCCGGGTTATTAAGCCTTATGTTCTCTAATCGAAGTGCGTGAATGATTGAGCGAATCAAATAGGCGCTAGCTGTTTTCGCTCAATCACGTATTCACGCACGCGCTCATCAAGAAAATGATAAAAAAAGCCATTATTCCTGCTGCCGGACTGGGAACCCGGTTTTTGCCCGCCACAAAAGCTCAGCCGAAAGAGATGCTGCCCATCATCGATCGCCCAACAATTCAGTACGTTGTGCAGGAGGCCGTTGATTCGGGTATCGAAGACATTCTGATTATTACCGGCAAAGGCAAGCGGGCCATCGAAGACCATTTCGACCGTAACTTTGAACTTGAAACTCGGCTCGAAGAAAAAGAAGACCAACTATTGCTCGACGAGATGCGCCGGCTCTCGGAGATGGCCAACCTGCATTACGTTCGCCAGCGCGAACTGAACGGCCTTGGCGATGCTATTCGATACGCCCGTCACCACGTTGGCAATGAGCCATTTGCGGTTCTGCTGGGCGATACGATCATGGACTCCGTAATTCCAGTCACGCAGCAGTTGATCGATACGTATGAGCAGTATGGGTGCTCGGTGATTGCCGTTGAAGAAGTCCCTCACGACAAGGTGAACCGCTACGGAATTGTTGGTGGCAAGCCGCTGGGCGACCGGATTCTGGAATTGGATACGCTGGTCGAAAAGCCGGCACTGAGCGAAGCGCCGTCGAATCTGGCCATTGCCGGACGGTATATTCTGACGCCCGAAATCTTTGCCATGCTGGAGCAGACCCCCATGGGTAAGAACAACGAAATTCAGCTAACCGACGCGATGCTGCTGCTGCTCAAACGGGAAAACCTATACGCGCACCGTATTGAAGGCAAACGACACGATATTGGCAACAAACTCGATTTTCTGAAAACAACCGTCGAATTCGCTCTTAAGCGACCCGAATTTGCCGAAAAGTTTCGGGCGTTTCTGGTCGAAACCGTGCAGGGGCTGACGGTTTAAGAAAAGCGGCCCAGGCAGCCAGGCTTAAGCTACTTAATAGGCAACTCAATTCTTTCGTTACTATTGTCAGGACATAATCCTAAAATCTCTCAATCATGAACTACTTTCGATTATCAGCTGTCGGTCTGCTGGCTCTGGCGCTGACGCTCCATGTAAACGCAAATCCTGTGAAGCCTAAAAAAGGTAGATGGGAAACCCTGTTCAATGGTAAGTCGCTGGCAGGTTGGCATACCTATCTGAAAGCCGGCGAGCCGGTTTCTGAGAAGTGGACCGTTGACGACGGCGCTATCCATCTGGCTCAGGGAAGGGCCGGCGATCTCGTCACCGATAAAGAATACGGTGATTTTGAGCTGGAACTGGAATGGAAGATTGCCGAGGGCGGTAACAGTGGGATTATATACCACGTTCATGAAGACCCCAAATTTAAGGCTACGTACCAGACCGGTCCTGAAATGCAGGTTCTGGATAATGAACGCCACCCTGACGCCAAACAGGGCCGCGATAATAACCGCACGGCCGGTGCGCTTTATGATTTACAAAAGCCCATTAATCTTGGAACTGCCAAACCAGCCGGTGAGTGGAACAAAGCTCGTCTGATCGTTCAAAACGGTAAAGCCGAGCACTACCTGAACGGGAAAAAAGTTGCCGAATACGCTACCAGTGGTCCTGAGTGGGATGCGATGGTGGCAGAGAGTAAATTTAAGGGGTGGGAGGCCTTTAATAAATTTAATACCGGACATATCGCCCTGCAGGATCATGGCGATAAAGTCTGGTTCCGGAATATCCGGATTCGCGAATTGTAAAGAAGTAGCCGGGTTACACTAACCCGGCTGCCGCTGCAAGTCTAAACTCGTTATCCTATGACTTCCCGCCGAACGGCCCTGAAAACCCTGACTGGTACCGCACTGACGTTGCCTACTCTGTCTAATTCCTTCGCTGGCTCTATGACTGCCGAACCTCTGGCCCTGAAGGGACGTATTAACCATTCGGTATGCCGGTGGTGTTACAGCAAGATTCCGCTGGACGATCTGTGCAAAGCCGCCAGCGCAATGGGTATCAAATCCATTGACCTGACTGGTCCTGAAGAGTGGCCTGTCCTGAAGAAGTACGGCCTGACTTCAGCCCTGCCGCAGGGGGCTGGGAAAGGAATTGCCGATGGCTTCAATGACCCCAAGTTTCACG is from Spirosoma taeanense and encodes:
- a CDS encoding 3-keto-disaccharide hydrolase encodes the protein MNYFRLSAVGLLALALTLHVNANPVKPKKGRWETLFNGKSLAGWHTYLKAGEPVSEKWTVDDGAIHLAQGRAGDLVTDKEYGDFELELEWKIAEGGNSGIIYHVHEDPKFKATYQTGPEMQVLDNERHPDAKQGRDNNRTAGALYDLQKPINLGTAKPAGEWNKARLIVQNGKAEHYLNGKKVAEYATSGPEWDAMVAESKFKGWEAFNKFNTGHIALQDHGDKVWFRNIRIREL
- the galU gene encoding UTP--glucose-1-phosphate uridylyltransferase GalU, yielding MIKKAIIPAAGLGTRFLPATKAQPKEMLPIIDRPTIQYVVQEAVDSGIEDILIITGKGKRAIEDHFDRNFELETRLEEKEDQLLLDEMRRLSEMANLHYVRQRELNGLGDAIRYARHHVGNEPFAVLLGDTIMDSVIPVTQQLIDTYEQYGCSVIAVEEVPHDKVNRYGIVGGKPLGDRILELDTLVEKPALSEAPSNLAIAGRYILTPEIFAMLEQTPMGKNNEIQLTDAMLLLLKRENLYAHRIEGKRHDIGNKLDFLKTTVEFALKRPEFAEKFRAFLVETVQGLTV
- a CDS encoding mevalonate kinase family protein encodes the protein MLIETRAYARAGLLGNPSDGFFGKTIAISVRNFGASVTLYPSPELHVEPQPQDTNVFRSLHHLRDAVSTLGYHGGVPLLKAAIKKFAEYCEAQHIRLPNQNFSIRYSTSIPRQVGLSGSSAIIVATFRALMQFYDVEIPQPILPNLVLATEAEELGITAGLQDRVIQCYEGCVYMDFDRATMEQQGYGQYKPLDPRLLPKLYIAYNTDLGKQSGRVHNDVRSRWLKGEEIVVDTMSAIADVAREGHEALLRQDTDALNELVNRNFDLRARIYNISDRNRSLIETARACGASASFTGSGGSIIGLYRDDAMLNRLFVELRKVNARVIKPYVL